From the Solanum stenotomum isolate F172 chromosome 4, ASM1918654v1, whole genome shotgun sequence genome, one window contains:
- the LOC125862334 gene encoding VQ motif-containing protein 11-like: MTSTSKNNNQHNNIVMNISCNNNNNNTTFVQADSSNFRSVVQKLTGFESNKLPIIDRAPSSTFKLHERRHSTRNLDCIFTGKTTNLSKISSSSSFLASPVSPLEMLTRGISPRSTMEEDEEEEKRAIAEKRFYLHPNTPRASQPPQLLSLFPLQSPKSTHHS; the protein is encoded by the coding sequence ATGACTTCAACCTCTAAAAACAACAACCAACACAATAATATTGTGATGAACATCTCAtgtaataacaataataataatacaactTTTGTCCAAGCTGATTCCTCTAACTTCCGTTCCGTGGTCCAAAAACTCACTGGTTTTGAATCCAACAAGCTCCCCATCATCGATCGAGCCCCGTCATCGACCTTCAAGTTACACGAACGGAGGCATAGTACAAGAAATCTTGACTGTATTTTTACAGGTAAGACCACGAATTTGTCGAaaattagtagtagtagtagttttCTTGCATCTCCAGTTTCACCTCTTGAAATGCTGACACGTGGAATAAGTCCAAGATCAACCATGGAggaggatgaagaagaagaaaaaagagctATAGCTGAGAAAAGATTTTACTTGCATCCTAATACTCCTAGAGCCTCTCAACCACCTCAACTCCTATCTCTATTTCCTCTTCAATCTCCTAAATCCACACATCATTCATAA
- the LOC125862338 gene encoding uncharacterized protein LOC125862338: MAGKAVKSVAKAVGEYQYPWQEKLVKYKDELSKGVWGYWELGAWKPLGISARHRARLRKEVVLAGQDWPYDPARKEMRTKQKGHKCDRISAEKRAKTAELMQKMPEMLADYRKRKWERKMKAEEDAARKSLQE, encoded by the coding sequence ATGGCTGGAAAAGCTGTAAAGTCTGTAGCAAAAGCAGTTGGGGAATATCAATATCCATGGCAAGAAAAGTTAGTAAAATACAAGGATGAGCTTTCAAAGGGAGTTTGGGGTTACTGGGAGCTTGGAGCCTGGAAACCTCTGGGGATCAGTGCTCGCCATCGAGCTCGTCTGCGCAAGGAAGTTGTTCTTGCTGGACAAGATTGGCCATACGATCCAGCGAGAAAGGAAATGAGAACAAAGCAGAAAGGGCACAAGTGTGACAGAATATCAGCAGAAAAACGGGCAAAGACAGCTGAACTGATGCAAAAAATGCCTGAAATGTTGGCTGATTATAGGAAGAGAAAGTgggaaaggaaaatgaaagcaGAAGAAGATGCTGCCAGAAAATCACTGCAAGAATAG